One Methanococcus aeolicus Nankai-3 DNA segment encodes these proteins:
- a CDS encoding histone family protein, whose protein sequence is MIPKGTVKRIMKQNTDMNVSAESVVKIVEILQEYIVTTTRLAEENAAKDKRKTIKARDVENCDGERVRQKILEVADRTEKVQILTKEFLKVLSSELTREE, encoded by the coding sequence ATGATACCCAAAGGAACAGTTAAAAGAATAATGAAACAAAATACAGATATGAATGTTTCAGCTGAATCAGTTGTAAAAATTGTAGAAATATTACAAGAATACATAGTCACAACTACAAGACTTGCAGAAGAAAATGCTGCAAAAGATAAAAGAAAAACCATAAAAGCGAGAGATGTTGAAAATTGCGACGGAGAGAGAGTAAGACAGAAAATATTAGAAGTTGCAGATAGAACTGAAAAAGTTCAAATATTAACAAAAGAATTTTTAAAAGTGCTTTCTTCTGAATTAACAAGGGAAGAATAA
- the ilvD gene encoding dihydroxy-acid dehydratase encodes MISDNLKKGVSRAPNRSLLKACGYTDEEIEKPFIGIVNSFTEVVPGHIHLNTLAEAAKKGVYANGGTPFEFNTMAVCDGIAMGHEGMRYSLPSREIIADTVESMAKAHGFDGLVLIPSCDKIVPGMIMGALRLNIPFIVITGGPMQPGELHGKKYDLISVFEGVGEYNVGKITKEELMEIETCACPGAGSCAGLFTANSMACLTETLGLSLPMCATTHATDAEKVRIAKRSGMKIVDLVKEDIKPTDLLTKESFENAILVDLALGGSSNTTLHIPALAYEIAPEFITLDDFDRLCDEVPHIASLRPGGDHFISDLHRAGGIPAVLKILEQKIRDANTVSGKSIKEIINEVKYIDYNIIRPVDKPVHETAGLRILKGNIAPDGCVVKISAVNPKMYKHEGPARVFNSEEETIDAILGGDIKEGDVVVIRYEGPAGGPGMREMLSPTSAICGMGLDDSVALITDGRFSGGSRGPCIGHISPEAMAGGPIAIIEEGDIIAIDMMAKEINLKISEEEIKERLANWKKPEIKVKKGYISRYAKLVSSANEGAVLK; translated from the coding sequence ATGATAAGTGATAACTTAAAGAAGGGAGTTTCCAGAGCTCCAAACAGAAGTTTATTAAAGGCATGCGGATATACGGACGAAGAAATAGAAAAACCATTCATAGGTATAGTAAATAGCTTTACAGAAGTAGTTCCCGGGCATATTCATTTAAATACATTGGCAGAAGCTGCAAAAAAGGGAGTTTATGCAAACGGCGGAACACCTTTTGAATTTAACACTATGGCCGTATGTGATGGTATAGCTATGGGACATGAGGGAATGAGATATTCATTACCATCAAGAGAGATAATAGCTGATACAGTAGAAAGTATGGCGAAAGCTCATGGATTTGATGGATTGGTGCTTATTCCGTCCTGTGATAAAATTGTTCCTGGTATGATTATGGGGGCTCTAAGATTAAATATTCCATTCATAGTAATAACTGGCGGACCTATGCAACCTGGGGAGCTCCACGGTAAAAAGTATGACCTTATAAGTGTGTTTGAAGGAGTTGGAGAATATAATGTTGGAAAAATTACAAAAGAGGAATTAATGGAAATTGAAACCTGTGCCTGTCCGGGAGCTGGTAGCTGTGCTGGATTATTTACGGCAAATAGTATGGCCTGTTTAACCGAAACACTTGGTTTATCCCTTCCTATGTGTGCTACTACACATGCAACAGATGCCGAAAAGGTGAGAATTGCAAAAAGAAGCGGTATGAAAATAGTTGATTTGGTAAAAGAAGATATAAAACCAACAGATTTATTAACAAAGGAATCATTTGAAAATGCAATATTGGTTGATTTGGCTTTGGGAGGTTCTTCAAATACAACACTTCATATTCCAGCTTTGGCTTATGAAATAGCACCAGAGTTTATAACTCTTGACGATTTTGATAGGTTATGCGACGAGGTGCCACATATTGCTTCATTAAGGCCGGGGGGAGACCACTTTATAAGCGATTTGCATAGGGCAGGAGGTATTCCAGCTGTTTTAAAAATATTGGAGCAAAAAATAAGGGATGCTAACACTGTAAGCGGTAAATCTATTAAAGAGATAATAAATGAGGTAAAATACATTGATTATAATATAATTAGACCAGTGGATAAACCAGTGCATGAGACCGCAGGATTAAGGATATTAAAAGGAAATATAGCACCTGATGGCTGTGTTGTAAAAATTAGTGCTGTAAATCCAAAGATGTATAAACACGAGGGGCCTGCACGGGTATTTAATTCAGAGGAGGAAACCATTGACGCAATACTTGGGGGGGACATTAAAGAAGGAGATGTTGTTGTAATAAGATATGAAGGTCCAGCAGGAGGTCCGGGAATGAGAGAAATGTTGTCTCCAACTTCTGCTATTTGTGGTATGGGATTAGATGACTCTGTTGCACTTATTACAGATGGTAGATTTAGTGGGGGAAGTAGAGGTCCATGTATTGGACATATCTCACCAGAGGCAATGGCAGGAGGTCCAATAGCCATAATTGAAGAAGGAGATATAATTGCTATTGATATGATGGCAAAAGAAATAAACTTAAAAATAAGCGAAGAAGAGATAAAAGAAAGATTAGCTAATTGGAAAAAACCAGAAATAAAAGTTAAAAAAGGATATATATCAAGATATGCTAAATTAGTATCTTCGGCAAATGAAGGGGCAGTATTGAAATAA
- the pscS gene encoding O-phospho-L-seryl-tRNA:Cys-tRNA synthase: MDELNINFDKYKNIRRTMGRELIDLNPIQRGGELPVESKKAIYEYWDGYSVCDYCGGRLDKVETPPICEYLHDVSKFLGMDFTRPTHGARESKFIVMHSVCNEGDFVVLDGNAHYTSFVALERAKLNSEIVEHDGYPTFRVNPEKYAEVIDNLEDKNKPIGLILLTHVDGNYGNLADAEKVGKIAKQKGYPFLLNCAYSVGRLPVNGKKLNADFLAISGHKSMASASPCGLVSIKGEYADKVFRTSKTHPVKEIEMLGCTSRGAPLISLMASFSHVAERVKNWDNEVKKTRFVVDELEKIGFNQLGIKPKQHDLIKFETPILDEIAQKDKRRGYFFYEELKKRGIGGIKRGTTKEIKMSVYGLSWEQVRYVVDNIKEIVEQGNNI; encoded by the coding sequence ATGGACGAATTAAATATAAATTTTGACAAATATAAAAATATTAGGCGAACGATGGGACGAGAATTAATAGATTTAAATCCAATACAAAGAGGAGGGGAGCTCCCAGTAGAATCAAAAAAAGCAATATATGAATATTGGGATGGATACAGTGTATGTGATTACTGTGGTGGAAGGTTGGATAAAGTAGAAACACCTCCAATTTGCGAATATTTGCATGATGTATCCAAATTTTTAGGAATGGATTTTACTCGTCCGACGCATGGAGCAAGGGAAAGTAAATTTATAGTTATGCACTCTGTATGTAATGAAGGAGATTTCGTAGTTCTTGATGGAAATGCACATTATACTTCTTTTGTAGCATTGGAAAGGGCAAAATTAAATAGTGAAATAGTTGAGCATGATGGTTATCCTACATTTAGAGTTAATCCCGAGAAATATGCGGAAGTTATTGATAATTTGGAGGATAAAAATAAACCAATAGGATTAATATTATTAACTCATGTAGATGGAAATTATGGAAATCTTGCAGATGCTGAAAAAGTTGGAAAAATAGCAAAACAAAAAGGATACCCATTTTTATTAAATTGTGCCTATTCTGTGGGAAGATTGCCAGTAAATGGAAAAAAACTAAATGCAGACTTTTTGGCAATATCTGGACATAAAAGCATGGCTTCAGCCAGTCCTTGCGGTTTGGTATCTATAAAGGGAGAATATGCTGATAAAGTATTTAGAACATCAAAAACCCATCCAGTAAAAGAAATTGAAATGTTAGGTTGCACCAGTAGGGGAGCTCCACTTATTTCACTTATGGCAAGTTTCTCACATGTTGCCGAGAGAGTTAAAAACTGGGATAATGAAGTTAAAAAAACACGGTTTGTAGTTGATGAATTAGAAAAAATAGGATTTAATCAACTGGGCATAAAACCAAAACAACATGATTTAATTAAATTTGAAACTCCAATATTGGACGAAATAGCACAGAAGGATAAAAGAAGAGGTTATTTCTTTTACGAGGAATTGAAAAAGAGGGGAATTGGAGGCATAAAAAGAGGAACTACAAAAGAAATAAAAATGAGTGTTTATGGTTTATCGTGGGAACAAGTGCGTTATGTTGTAGATAACATTAAAGAAATTGTTGAACAGGGAAATAATATTTAA
- a CDS encoding acetolactate synthase large subunit, giving the protein MNGAEAMIKALEAEKVEILFGYPGGALLPFYDALHHSDLIHLLTRHEQAAAHAADGYARASGKVGVCIGTSGPGATNLVTGVATAHSDSSPMVALTGQVPTKLIGNDAFQEIDALGLFMPIVKHNFQIQKTCQIPEIFRSAFEIAQTGRPGPVHIDLPKDVQELELDIDKHPIPSKVKLIGYNPTTIGHPRQIKKAIKLIASAKRPIILAGGGVLLSGANEELLKLVELLNIPVCTTLMGKGCISENHPLALGMVGMHGTKPANYCLSESDVLISIGCRFSDRITGDIKSFATNAKIIHIDIDPAEIGKNVAVDVPIVGDAKLILKELIKQLDYIINKDSKENNDKENISQWIENVNSLKKSSIPVMDYDDIPIKPQKIVKELMAVIDDLNINKNTIITTDVGQNQMWMAHYFKTQTPRSFLSSGGLGTMGFGFPSAIGAKVAKPDSKVICITGDGGFMMNCQELGTIAEYNIPVVICIFDNRTLGMVYQWQNLFYGKRQCSVNFGGAPDFIKLAESYGIKARRIESPNEINEALKEAINCDEPYLLDFAIDPSSALSMVPPGAKLTNIIDAVQEHPNEKIVCFDEIKRRYMENKRNRK; this is encoded by the coding sequence ATGAACGGAGCAGAGGCTATGATAAAAGCACTTGAAGCTGAAAAAGTCGAAATATTATTTGGTTATCCCGGGGGAGCTCTACTACCATTTTACGATGCACTACATCATAGTGATTTAATACATCTTTTAACACGACATGAACAAGCCGCCGCCCATGCCGCAGACGGATATGCCAGAGCAAGTGGCAAAGTTGGAGTATGTATAGGAACATCTGGACCAGGTGCAACTAATCTTGTTACAGGAGTGGCTACAGCACATTCTGATTCCTCTCCAATGGTGGCATTGACAGGGCAAGTTCCAACAAAATTAATAGGAAATGATGCATTTCAGGAAATAGATGCCCTTGGATTATTTATGCCCATTGTGAAGCATAACTTTCAAATTCAAAAAACTTGTCAAATACCAGAGATTTTCAGAAGTGCTTTTGAAATAGCCCAGACTGGAAGACCTGGACCCGTGCATATCGATTTACCAAAAGATGTTCAAGAATTAGAATTAGATATTGATAAACACCCAATACCGTCAAAAGTAAAATTAATAGGATATAATCCAACCACCATTGGACATCCGCGACAAATAAAAAAAGCAATTAAATTAATCGCTTCTGCTAAAAGACCGATAATTTTAGCAGGTGGTGGAGTACTATTAAGTGGAGCTAATGAAGAATTATTAAAATTAGTGGAATTATTAAACATACCTGTATGTACAACTTTAATGGGTAAAGGTTGTATATCTGAAAATCATCCCCTTGCCCTTGGTATGGTTGGTATGCATGGGACAAAACCAGCTAATTATTGTCTATCTGAAAGTGATGTTTTAATATCCATTGGTTGTAGGTTCTCCGATAGAATTACAGGAGATATAAAAAGTTTTGCTACAAATGCAAAAATTATCCATATTGATATAGACCCCGCCGAAATTGGCAAAAATGTAGCCGTAGATGTGCCAATTGTGGGAGATGCTAAATTAATATTAAAAGAATTAATAAAACAGCTGGATTATATCATCAATAAAGATAGTAAGGAAAATAACGATAAAGAAAATATATCACAATGGATAGAAAATGTTAATTCATTGAAAAAATCCTCAATTCCTGTAATGGATTATGATGATATTCCAATAAAACCACAAAAAATAGTAAAAGAACTTATGGCCGTTATTGACGATTTAAATATTAATAAAAATACCATAATTACAACCGATGTTGGACAAAATCAAATGTGGATGGCCCACTACTTTAAAACCCAAACTCCACGGTCATTCTTATCCTCGGGAGGATTAGGAACTATGGGATTCGGATTCCCCTCTGCAATTGGGGCAAAGGTTGCAAAACCAGATAGCAAAGTAATTTGTATAACTGGTGATGGCGGATTTATGATGAACTGTCAAGAGCTCGGCACAATAGCCGAATACAATATCCCTGTTGTAATTTGTATATTTGACAATAGAACCCTTGGAATGGTTTATCAATGGCAAAATTTATTCTATGGAAAAAGACAATGTAGTGTTAATTTCGGGGGAGCTCCTGATTTTATAAAACTTGCAGAAAGCTACGGTATAAAAGCTAGAAGAATTGAATCACCTAATGAAATAAATGAAGCACTTAAAGAAGCCATAAATTGTGATGAACCTTATTTATTAGATTTCGCAATTGACCCCTCATCAGCTCTTTCAATGGTGCCACCAGGAGCAAAATTAACTAATATAATTGATGCAGTTCAAGAGCATCCAAATGAAAAAATCGTATGTTTCGATGAAATAAAGAGAAGATATATGGAAAATAAAAGAAATAGGAAATAA
- the ilvN gene encoding acetolactate synthase small subunit — protein MKNTHIISVLVLNKPGVLQRISGLFTRRWYNISSITVGSTDSTDISRMTIVVKGDDKVVEQVVKQLNKLIEVIKVIDLDEEECVERELCLIKIYAPTESSKSQVIQYANIFRGNIVDLSQESLTVQITGDKTKISAFIKLVKPMGIKEISRTGLTALMRGPKILKSNKA, from the coding sequence ATGAAAAATACTCATATTATTTCGGTTTTAGTATTAAATAAACCGGGAGTTCTTCAAAGGATTTCAGGACTATTCACAAGACGATGGTATAATATATCAAGCATCACGGTTGGAAGCACAGATTCCACCGACATATCCCGAATGACTATTGTAGTAAAAGGAGACGACAAAGTCGTAGAACAAGTCGTAAAACAGTTGAATAAACTTATTGAAGTAATAAAAGTTATAGATTTAGATGAAGAAGAATGTGTTGAAAGGGAGCTCTGCCTCATAAAAATATATGCACCAACAGAAAGTAGTAAGTCCCAAGTAATTCAATATGCCAATATATTTAGGGGCAATATTGTAGATTTAAGTCAAGAATCCCTAACTGTGCAAATAACAGGAGATAAAACTAAAATAAGTGCATTTATTAAGTTGGTTAAACCCATGGGGATAAAAGAAATATCCCGAACTGGTTTAACTGCACTTATGAGAGGTCCGAAAATATTAAAGTCCAATAAAGCATAA
- the hypE gene encoding hydrogenase expression/formation protein HypE — MNINRMHGAGGQVMQNLIKETILGNLDNTSVNGGIGLNDLDDGATIPLGDKEIVFTVDGHTVSPIFFPGGNIGTLATCGTINDLSVMGAKPLALSLSIILPEGFEIEKLDKIMKSINKSCNEAGVAIITGDTKVSMVEDIIISSAGIGIVDKGKAIRDCGMKEGDKIIVSGNIGEHGMAVLLSREGFEFDTELKSDVAPLNDIIASVLNENIRVNAMKDPTRGGLADSLNEMVEKSGLGIYINEEDLPISDEIVALSDALGIDPLTVANEGKVVMAVHKDDAEKCLEILKKHPLGKNAKIIGEVVSEHKKVVMKTIVGKRIIDTPVGDPIPRVC, encoded by the coding sequence ATGAATATAAATAGAATGCATGGTGCAGGCGGACAGGTCATGCAAAATTTAATTAAAGAAACAATTTTGGGAAATTTAGACAATACTTCTGTAAATGGAGGAATAGGATTAAATGATTTAGACGATGGTGCTACCATCCCATTAGGTGACAAAGAAATTGTTTTTACAGTTGATGGGCATACAGTTAGCCCAATATTTTTCCCAGGAGGGAATATTGGAACCCTTGCAACTTGCGGAACAATTAACGATTTATCTGTTATGGGGGCTAAACCATTGGCTTTATCTTTATCAATAATTCTCCCCGAAGGTTTTGAAATAGAAAAACTAGATAAAATCATGAAATCAATAAATAAAAGCTGTAATGAAGCAGGGGTTGCCATAATTACCGGAGATACAAAGGTATCAATGGTAGAGGATATTATAATTTCCTCCGCGGGAATAGGAATTGTGGATAAAGGAAAAGCAATTAGGGATTGCGGAATGAAAGAAGGGGATAAAATCATAGTTTCAGGAAATATCGGAGAGCATGGCATGGCAGTATTATTATCTAGGGAGGGTTTTGAGTTTGATACAGAATTAAAATCAGATGTTGCACCACTTAACGATATTATAGCTTCGGTATTAAATGAAAATATTAGAGTTAATGCAATGAAAGACCCTACAAGAGGAGGATTGGCTGATTCATTAAATGAAATGGTTGAAAAAAGTGGATTAGGCATATATATTAATGAAGAAGATTTGCCAATTAGTGATGAAATCGTAGCTCTATCTGATGCCCTTGGTATTGACCCCCTCACAGTAGCCAACGAGGGAAAAGTTGTGATGGCAGTCCATAAAGACGATGCTGAAAAATGCTTAGAAATATTAAAAAAGCACCCCTTGGGAAAAAATGCAAAAATAATAGGGGAAGTTGTATCAGAACATAAAAAAGTAGTTATGAAAACCATTGTCGGTAAAAGAATTATAGATACTCCTGTTGGTGACCCAATACCCCGAGTATGTTAA
- a CDS encoding TIGR04013 family B12-binding domain/radical SAM domain-containing protein has protein sequence MIGFKLTPKNRYSVSKLYPIIGGKLFKNFNEIMEHIKNGKLNILIYSFTSLQRDKIAKEIEIINKIKKEKKSTHPILIAGGPHPSGAPNDTLKIGFDYVIVGEGEITLPKIISKLNQNKELNNKIIMGEPINDLDEFDKINPMTPVEITRGCPHKCGFCQTPQIFGNKVRHRSIDNILKSINPNSDVRLITPNAFCYGSETGTKPNIEKLELLLKKLREGKGKLFFGTFPSEVRPEFIQKDTIELVAKYCHNKYLHFGAQSGSDEMLKLIRRGHTVNDVLNGVDLCKDYNLIPKVDFIFGFPNENEFHRKESMELLNYIIKKGGKVHAHYFMPLVGTNFEGSSPTPLDKKTLKTLGQLSQKGLVSGSWSYQRDVQNIQ, from the coding sequence ATGATTGGATTTAAATTAACTCCAAAAAATAGGTATAGTGTATCAAAATTATATCCCATAATTGGCGGAAAATTATTTAAAAATTTCAATGAAATAATGGAGCATATAAAAAATGGTAAATTAAATATTTTAATTTATTCATTTACTTCATTACAAAGAGATAAAATAGCAAAAGAAATTGAAATTATTAATAAAATTAAAAAAGAAAAAAAATCAACGCATCCAATTTTAATTGCAGGTGGTCCGCATCCTTCGGGAGCTCCCAACGACACATTAAAAATAGGATTTGATTATGTAATTGTTGGAGAGGGGGAAATAACACTACCAAAGATAATAAGCAAATTAAACCAAAATAAAGAGCTAAACAATAAAATAATCATGGGAGAGCCAATTAATGATTTAGACGAATTTGATAAAATAAATCCAATGACACCAGTAGAAATAACAAGAGGTTGCCCCCATAAATGCGGTTTCTGTCAAACTCCTCAAATATTCGGCAATAAAGTAAGGCATAGAAGTATTGATAATATTTTAAAATCAATTAATCCAAATAGTGATGTTAGACTAATCACCCCCAATGCCTTTTGCTATGGCTCAGAAACTGGAACAAAACCAAATATTGAAAAATTAGAATTGTTATTAAAAAAATTAAGGGAAGGAAAAGGAAAACTATTTTTTGGAACATTTCCATCAGAAGTTAGGCCCGAATTTATTCAAAAAGATACCATTGAGTTAGTTGCCAAATATTGCCATAACAAATATTTACATTTTGGAGCTCAAAGCGGTAGCGATGAAATGTTAAAATTAATAAGGAGGGGGCATACTGTAAATGATGTTTTAAATGGGGTTGATTTATGCAAGGATTATAATTTAATTCCAAAGGTGGATTTTATATTTGGATTTCCCAATGAAAATGAATTTCATAGAAAGGAAAGCATGGAGCTCCTAAATTATATAATAAAAAAAGGCGGAAAAGTTCATGCACATTATTTTATGCCTTTGGTCGGAACGAATTTTGAGGGGAGCTCCCCGACACCACTTGATAAAAAAACATTAAAAACATTAGGGCAATTATCACAAAAAGGGCTTGTTAGTGGTTCGTGGAGTTATCAAAGAGATGTGCAAAATATACAATAA
- a CDS encoding site-specific integrase produces MDNKKKKGTWDRGLDFDKTYNLFVEEIERIKETGLKYKKDIKSIAYLIIALFQLRNGCRIGEAIEGILWICKNKDKINWNKPIEVSVKVEKTKKSIAYRDMYFPSMVKKEDIELIRGVILDLENAKKPRMRIYQWLRNHYGINTHSLRYAFITKFAEMNTSPQLIAKMTGHVNLNHLITYTQEKTANRMLRDLEIHITR; encoded by the coding sequence ATGGACAATAAAAAAAAGAAAGGAACATGGGATAGAGGGTTGGATTTTGATAAAACATACAATTTATTTGTTGAAGAAATTGAAAGAATCAAGGAAACAGGGTTAAAATATAAAAAAGATATAAAAAGCATAGCTTATTTAATAATTGCCCTATTTCAGTTAAGAAATGGTTGTAGGATAGGAGAGGCAATTGAGGGTATATTGTGGATATGTAAAAATAAAGATAAAATAAACTGGAATAAACCAATTGAAGTTTCGGTAAAAGTGGAAAAAACAAAAAAGAGCATAGCATATAGGGATATGTATTTTCCGTCAATGGTTAAAAAAGAAGATATTGAATTGATAAGGGGTGTAATATTAGATTTAGAAAATGCAAAAAAACCAAGAATGAGGATTTATCAATGGTTAAGAAATCATTATGGAATCAACACTCACTCATTACGATATGCATTTATAACAAAATTTGCTGAAATGAATACCTCGCCACAACTAATCGCAAAAATGACAGGACATGTTAATTTAAATCATCTTATTACTTATACGCAAGAAAAAACTGCCAATAGGATGTTGCGAGATTTAGAAATACATATAACACGATAA
- a CDS encoding helix-turn-helix domain-containing protein → MIELKFHRFLKWDEINELVEKAKNTMVVVKLPNSIFNSPKMEYKINFMKQNHIIVEIDNEKRGRNKKINNELKEKILELYKEGYTINQIAEIMKLPKSTLFTNVKQEINEIKTNSKKEELQTITYQYKEYLIKNDLYNPYIETQFMELKVYVDNEDIETAYNKLKEILQYIKTQRKNKK, encoded by the coding sequence ATGATAGAATTAAAATTCCACCGCTTTTTAAAATGGGACGAAATAAACGAACTAGTTGAAAAGGCAAAAAATACAATGGTTGTCGTAAAACTGCCAAACAGTATATTCAATAGTCCTAAAATGGAATATAAAATAAATTTTATGAAACAAAATCATATTATTGTTGAAATAGATAATGAAAAAAGAGGAAGAAATAAAAAAATAAACAATGAATTAAAGGAAAAAATATTGGAACTATATAAAGAAGGATATACAATAAATCAAATTGCTGAAATAATGAAGCTCCCAAAATCCACATTATTTACAAATGTTAAACAGGAGATTAACGAAATAAAAACCAACAGTAAAAAAGAGGAGCTCCAAACGATAACCTATCAATATAAAGAATATCTTATTAAAAATGATTTATATAACCCATATATCGAAACTCAATTTATGGAATTAAAGGTTTATGTGGATAACGAGGATATCGAAACCGCATATAATAAATTAAAAGAGATATTACAATATATAAAAACTCAAAGAAAAAATAAAAAATAA
- the aroC gene encoding chorismate synthase gives MNTIGKSFRITAWGESHGKALGAVVDGCPSNLPLTGEDIQKELNRRRPGYSLFSTPRKEGDKVEILSGIFEGKTTGTPISAIVYNTNQKSKDYSHLKNTPRPGHADLSYKLKYGNYDYRGGGRSSGRTTIGHTIGGAIAKKLLDYTHNIKIIGYTTKIGNIEGDFNYYNSIENNEKMINEELINKIENNPLRCPSSNADEMKDFVLNAMENKNSVGGVIELIALNVPVGVGNPIFGKLNGELSNAIMNINAVKGVEIGRGFESAELLGSEMNDEYYYDENNNIKLKTNNCGGVLGGISCGAPLVIRVAVKPTPSISAVQSTINIENKTTENLEIGGRHDPIIVPRVIPVLESMVAIALSDLMIRGGFIHPCKL, from the coding sequence ATTAACACAATAGGCAAATCTTTTAGAATTACGGCATGGGGGGAAAGTCATGGAAAGGCATTAGGTGCTGTCGTAGACGGATGTCCTTCAAATTTACCACTAACAGGGGAGGACATTCAAAAGGAGTTAAACAGAAGAAGGCCAGGATATAGCTTATTTTCCACACCAAGAAAGGAGGGGGACAAGGTAGAAATATTGTCTGGAATTTTTGAGGGAAAAACTACTGGAACTCCCATATCTGCAATAGTATATAATACAAATCAAAAATCAAAAGATTACAGTCATTTGAAAAATACACCAAGACCGGGACATGCTGATTTATCGTATAAATTAAAATATGGAAATTATGATTATAGGGGAGGGGGTAGAAGTAGTGGAAGAACAACAATAGGGCACACAATAGGGGGAGCAATAGCAAAAAAACTATTGGATTATACTCACAATATAAAAATAATAGGATATACCACAAAAATAGGGAATATCGAAGGAGATTTTAATTATTATAATAGTATTGAAAATAATGAAAAAATGATAAATGAGGAATTAATAAATAAAATAGAAAATAATCCATTAAGATGCCCTTCCTCAAATGCCGATGAAATGAAAGATTTTGTATTAAATGCAATGGAAAATAAAAACAGTGTCGGAGGAGTAATTGAATTAATTGCCCTAAATGTTCCAGTTGGAGTTGGAAACCCAATATTTGGTAAATTAAATGGGGAGCTCTCAAATGCAATAATGAATATTAATGCCGTTAAAGGTGTGGAGATAGGTAGGGGATTTGAAAGTGCGGAGCTCCTTGGAAGTGAAATGAATGATGAATATTATTATGATGAAAACAATAATATAAAATTAAAAACAAATAATTGTGGTGGTGTGTTGGGCGGCATAAGTTGCGGAGCTCCCTTAGTAATCAGGGTGGCAGTTAAACCAACGCCATCAATATCCGCAGTCCAAAGCACCATAAATATAGAAAATAAAACAACAGAAAATCTTGAAATAGGGGGACGACATGACCCAATAATTGTTCCCAGAGTAATACCTGTTTTGGAATCAATGGTGGCAATTGCGTTAAGTGATTTAATGATTAGAGGTGGATTTATTCACCCCTGTAAATTATAA